The Zavarzinia compransoris genome includes a window with the following:
- a CDS encoding cell wall hydrolase, whose translation MSPPRAPFAARVAPLPAPGEADRDTLARTLWGEARGEGVPGMAAVAGVVVNRMLASARLVAAGREAAWWCGPDAVSVCRAPWQFSCWNLGDPNRGRIEALAADGAVLLPARTIADAALDGRLGDSTFGADHYHARGVLPAWARGRRPVVAIGRHLFYKLGN comes from the coding sequence ATGAGCCCGCCGCGCGCCCCCTTTGCCGCCCGGGTGGCGCCCCTGCCGGCCCCGGGCGAGGCGGACCGCGATACGCTGGCCCGCACGCTCTGGGGCGAGGCGAGGGGCGAGGGCGTGCCCGGCATGGCGGCGGTCGCCGGCGTCGTCGTCAACCGCATGCTGGCCAGCGCCCGGCTGGTCGCGGCGGGGCGCGAGGCCGCGTGGTGGTGCGGGCCCGACGCCGTCTCCGTGTGCCGGGCGCCGTGGCAGTTTTCCTGCTGGAACCTGGGCGATCCCAACCGCGGCAGGATCGAGGCCCTGGCCGCGGACGGCGCCGTGCTCCTGCCCGCGCGGACCATCGCCGATGCCGCGCTGGACGGCCGCCTCGGCGATTCCACTTTCGGCGCCGACCATTATCACGCCCGCGGGGTGCTGCCGGCCTGGGCCCGCGGGCGCCGGCCGGTCGTCGCCATCGGCCGGCACCTGTTCTACAAGCTCGGCAATTGA